From Leishmania donovani BPK282A1 complete genome, chromosome 34, the proteins below share one genomic window:
- a CDS encoding cell differentiation protein-like protein, which translates to MDAPAAYPPWEEESDDVAKFGYRQQRFPQAGYSRFPVAQPQQRPPQQPQPQLQQAALPQQVARLEPSQYPDVVREMLMHIQNLYHQDTRERAILTLSKKREKFTLLGPTLWYSVGVMAIFLQEIVSMYPLLNTPSSAPVKPIINRVSSVLTLLQVIAQHDASRRPFMESNICLFLYPFLRATPAERSEVLRLTSLGVIGALVKADDPAIISYLLNTEIFPICLKIMEQAIEISKIISTFIIQKLLMSDQGLVYACQNPSRFTAVADVLHRMVAEKGQQNEHVCGPRLLKHIIRCYLRLSENERAREALPKILPEELRNNTFQEYLDEDINMRKWLLQLLVNVGDEGARRISETAKHAQ; encoded by the coding sequence ATGGACGCTCCTGCTGCGTACCCTCCCTGGGAGGAAGAAAGCGACGATGTCGCCAAGTTTGGCtaccggcagcagcgattTCCGCAGGCAGGATATAGTCGTTTTCCCGTGGCTCAGCCCCAGCAGCGTCCACCCCAGCAACCGCagccacagctgcagcaggcggcactgccgcaaCAGGTCGCCCGTCTGGAGCCTAGCCAGTACCCTGATGTGGTGCGGGAGATGCTGATGCACATTCAGAACTTGTATCACCAAGACACGCGCGAGCGAGCCATCTTGACCTTGTCCAAGAAGCGTGAGAAGTTCACCTTACTCGGCCCGACTCTGTGGTACAGCGTCGGTGTCATGGCGATCTTTTTGCAAGAGATCGTATCCATGTACCCTCTCCTCAACACGCCCTCCTCGGCCCCGGTGAAGCCGATCATCAACCGCGTTAGTAGCGTGCTTACCCTGCTACAGGTTATCGCCCAGCACGACGCATCGCGGCGGCCCTTTATGGAGTCCAATATTTGCCTCTTTCTCTACCCGTTTCTGCGCGCCACCCCAGCAGAGCGGTCCGAGGTACTGCGCCTGACGTCTCTGGGCGTCATCGGTGCGTTAGTCAAGGCTGACGACCCGGCCATCATTTCCTACCTCCTCAACACAGAAATCTTTCCGATTTGCCTGAAGATCATGGAGCAGGCGATCGAGATTTCGAAGATCATCTCTACCTTCATCATCCAGAAGCTTCTGATGTCGGACCAGGGCCTGGTGTACGCCTGCCAGAACCCCAGCCGCttcaccgctgtcgccgacgTCCTGCATCGCATGGTGGCGGAGAAAGGACAGCAGAACGAGCACGTGTGCGGGCCGCGCCTTCTGAAGCACATCATCCGCTGCTACCTTCGCCTCTCTGAAAAcgagcgtgcgcgtgaggCGCTGCCCAAGATTCTCCCCGAGGAGCTGCGTAACAACACCTTCCAAGAGTACCTGGACGAAGACATAAACATGAGGAAGTggctcctccagctgctcgtCAACGTTGGAGATGAAGGTgcgcgccgcatcagcgAAACCGCAAAGCATGCACAGTAG
- a CDS encoding RNA-binding protein-like protein, translating into MQSKGVETGGYKPSLRVDIGSADNAKEESANVTEGSPQKVITPHVSTNIFVAGIPSTWDDDALRERYKEFGEIVSTKVVKNRHFGFVMFRRAESAHAAINATHLTQPTPNCGTVLHVSIAMHDEGLDDQPNDRLFIRGLPQWATKEHLRQMFSPYGVITECAVLMNPLGQCKGSGFVQFSSQQEATAAIKARDSISMDSWPHQLEVKYSESAEVRQMRQERNRNRQRHWLPSPQYRGGNTPSSLPSPYPGFSPPLSLIPSPQAFPVMNAMPFPMVYPPTPATTGAPTQIVYPQPIYQTIPPFYSASAVPIPAPIPLPQKGDLHFSGPPLTEELLRLMLQSYGEVEAVKKLDNDTGIAVRLRDVTKHALVVQQLNGSLFPTGQLLAVGIYA; encoded by the coding sequence ATGCAGTCCAAAGGCGTCGAAACGGGTGGTTACAAGCCTTCCTTACGGGTTGACATCGGCTCAGCCGACAACGCCAAGGAGGAGTCGGCAAACGTTACGGAAGGTAGCCCTCAAAAAGTAATAACCCCGCATGTATCCACAAACATATTCGTGGCCGGCATTCCGTCCACGTGGGACGATGACGCTCTGCGAGAACGCTACAAAGAGTTTGGCGAGATTGTATCGACAAAAGTAGTCAAGAACCGCCACTTTGGCTTTGTAATGTTTCGGAGAGCGGAGTCTGCGCACGCCGCGATCAACGCCACACACCTGACGCAGCCAACTCCCAACTGCGGCACTGTCCTGCACGTTTCTATCGCCATGCACGACGAGGGACTCGATGATCAGCCAAACGACCGCCTTTTCATTCGCGGGCTGCCGCAATGGGCGACGAAGGAGCACCTTCGACAGATGTTCTCGCCTTACGGTGTCATTACCGAGTGCGCGGTTCTCATGAACCCCCTGGGGCAGTGCAAAGGATCTGGCTTTGTTCAGTTTTCCTCACAGCAAGAAGCCACTGCCGCCATCAAGGCGCGGGACTCCATTAGCATGGACAGTTGGCCCCACCAACTCGAGGTGAAGTACTCAGAGTCGGCCGAGGTGCGGCAGATGCGGCAAGAGCGCAACCGCAATCGCCAGCGGCACTGGCTGCCGTCACCACAGTATCGCGGCGGCAACACCCCCagctccctcccttctccctacCCAGGGTtttcgccgccgctctccctcATTCCGTCTCCGCAGGCGTTTCCAGTTATGAACGCGATGCCGTTTCCGATGGTGTACCCACCAACACCAGCCACCACGGGTGCCCCGACGCAGATCGTCTACCCTCAGCCGATCTACCAGACCATACCACCCTTCTACTCGGCATCTGCAGTGCCTATCCCAGCACCGATTCCGCTTCCTCAAAAAGGCGACCTGCACTTTAGCGGCCCGCCGTTGACAGAGGAGTTGCTGCGTCTTATGCTGCAGTCCTacggcgaggtggaggcaGTCAAAAAACTAGATAATGACACCGGCATCGCGGTGCGCCTGCGAGACGTGACGAAGCACGCGCTGGTGGTGCAACAACTAAACGGCTCGCTCTTCCCAACTGGGCAGTTGTTGGCGGTCGGTATTTACGCTTAG